The genomic window CTATACTATGACATAGTtgagaaaaagtaagaaaagaATAAGATTGAATAAAGTTGTGTGGGGCTATAGGTGGTGCTTGCTTATATTCGGTTTTTATTGGCAGTTTTCAACACTTTCTCTAAGCAACAATATAAACGCCAAATATAGCGTGAACACAAAAAGAATGTAACAATTCCACAGGAACGAACACAAGTCCTTCCTTGGAACGAGGACGCGCGCGCGCTCTAAGCGCACGGCAGCGGTGTCGAGACCTttgtcattttataattttagaCACGCTAACCTCCATAAACCTCAACTATAAACGAATATATAATAAGAACGAAGCCATAGCCGTTGCTAACGTTTAGCTAATGGGGCTCATCTGCTTTACTGTATAtgcaatacattttattaatttattataaaattaatttattaattaatacaatttatgtTATTGTTTAATTCAATAATAATCTAATGAATTTACTTTGATTTCTGCGTCTATTCTGCTTGTCTGTAGAGTGTGCGTACGCACCGCAAACGTACTGTAGTCGGCTTAAGTCCCCCCCTCAACCGGCAATAATGGTACAGCCCACAGCGCAAAGcgcaagaaaaagaagaaagtatataaatcgcttggaattcatttattcatttatcatttaaaaagtcacagtttagcaaaagtaaagttgaaaaaaagaagagaaaatttGAATAATCGATCCTTCATGTAACTGCAAAAATTGAAAAATGGGCGTTTGgtttcatttttctgtttttccatttttttattgaaaattgaaaattgaattgTGAAGCGTTACACGGACCATTTTGTGTAGCAATTGGCTGGTTCCACAGTTACATCAGGATTCACTTTTAACCTTtccttttacatttacatttacttcTTTTTTGTTTACAAGTTACTGAAAATTtaacatttcatttcatttcatttcagagTTAAGTGAAGAAAACCAGGACAATGAAAAACTGAATGAAGAGGAGGAGAAACACCAAAAATCATATCAAATATTCTAAATTGTAACAAAAATTGTGAGCGTGACTAGTGCCGGAACAGAACAGACCTTACCATTACAACATTACAATTAATCTGTAAATTTGTTctgtttcatttatatttaagGTTTGAACTTCTTTAATATAGTCTAGTCGTTTTTGCAAGTGGGTCATCTTCTGATCCATCATTTTTTGAAGTCTGACGCCGCATcctctttaataaaataatacatccaccaataaaatatatattgtgtATTAATCGGTCATAATCAGCCAAAACATGGggcagaacaaaaaaaaaaaaaacatataaaaaaacaaactgtCTATATAGATCAGTTTTACCCTTGTTTCTTGTGTTTTATAGATGCTTTGTCGCTATTTTGATAATCCGCTGTTGAGCTCGCGGTAATGACGTCACCCCTCGCGCGCGCTCCCTTCTGTCCCAAGTTTTCTGAGGTGAGTTTATTTAGAGAATTGTACCCTTTTATACATTGTTTTTGTCATCGAGTTTCATTAATAACTTGCCCTTCTCTTTTAATTGCCATGGGAACTCTTTTTTTATCTAAAGGTGCACTTTTACACTGTTCTTGTTTTACTAACAAATAGCACTTGCAGTTTGCTGACGTAGACGTTATGTTGCTTGTCaaaaaatcctttaggaacggttccaaaatatgatatgAATTCTAATTGGAATCTTGTAGAGGATTcctattggaatcctttaggattttctTGACAAGGGATAAATGTCTTCAAAGTTTTGATTCATGCCACTTAtctttttaaatgcattattacattattttgcattattttgttTTACGCTTATTATTTTGCGATCTGTGACCATTGTTTGCTATTCTAAAATCTTTGCTTTCGTTTAaaaattttgtgaaatatatttttacttttatgcaatatatttcttttacttttgtgcaatatattttttttatttttgcttttccaaAGATACCGTTCTGTGCGTTTTTACTTAGAGCCTATTATTCACCATTAGAGCTCTTCCTTCTGGCTGAATTACTCAAAGACACAAAACTTCTGCCAGTAGCGCGTCTGCATTGAATAAGCAATTATGAATACGACATTTACTAAGGTTAAGGTTAATCACAAGCTACGACCCAGGAAATTAATGGCCAGGAGCTACTACtgcatttatatatttcaaaaaaaATAATATCTATGAGGTTTTTATCTGCTTATTCTATTCAtcagaacaattacagaagaaaCCGAGTCTTCCTTATTTCATttctggataaaaaaaaaaaaaaagtttaataaatggACGCAGAAGGTTTCATTTCAATACACATAATACCACTTTTTTTCAGTCTGAGTAGGCGGGGCGCAGGAGCTCTCGTCTGTCAGTGCTTTGTTTTGGATTTCGATGTCTGTGTTTAAATGGCGTCAGGTAAGAGTAAAATTGGATATATGTGTTTCCACGTTTCCTCAATGAGTTTTTTAAAGCATTCATGAAGTATTAGCCAACAGAAGACAGTTGTTTACTTCGTTTGGTTCATTAAACGATATTTCACTGTGCTCTTACATTTATGTTCACTCGTGCCATTAAACACCAGGAATAAACTAAACTTCTGCGTTAAGGTTTTGTTATTAGTCTGCGATTCTTTACTTATTCTTGTTGATTTGTGGCAGTAGGCTGtttattaatatgtatatatgCTATACGCCATTGCTGCAAGTATGCATTTTGACAcagtagattaaaaaaaaaatctctctcattctctctgtGTTTGTGTGATTTCTTTCTCTAGCAACAGCAGGGAGACATAGTCCAAACTTTGTTCGTCCTGACAGTAAGTACATTAAAGCACTTCCAGTGATATGATGTCAAACATTTATGTGTTGTAATATTACATTGTAACAGTtgtcactcaaaaattaaaataaaaattagtcCCAATATTTTGaggtttaaattttaatttatgttgGGCAGTAACTAGTTACAGTAATATTACTTTTtgcagtaactagtagtgtaattAATTACTAATAAGATTTCAGCAATAATATTACTGATTTCTAAGTTTTGGCATTACATGGCTTGCCAACCCACATACCTCTGATCTCGGTAGAAATTGTAtaaaatgtttttagagaataaaacattttcttttgAACTTGTATGATTTCTTTTGATAAAATACATCATGGAATATAATCACTTTAAGCTACACATGACATATGCAATTACAACTTATGTGGGGTTTGAACAAAATAAATTTGACCATGAAAATGATTACAGAAcagattatttaaagctattttgtGTTACATgacaaagtatttttgtagctttggAAAGAAATGTTATTTGATATAACACAACATTGAGAGATTTGGAGGAAGACATCAGTTTATTGACCTGAACACACAAGTGTCTGTGTTGATGGAGAAACTGGAGCAGATGGTGGAGGAAAATATGCTTGTGATGAAGATAAGCTCACCAGCTCAccgttgatatatatatatatatatatatatactggcaTTAAACGGGTATCCACAGAATACAAAGGGGTTTGGGGTTTGCTTGAGGCAATGCAGTAGCACTCTTGCATTGACTTAGTAAACAAGTAATGTCTTTGGGTATGGCCTCGGCTTACATAGGCTTTCTGGACCATACCCTTCATAGGAAAGTATAACATTTAACATACACACAAGTTGTCTGCAACCAACTTCTGCAGCATGTTCTTGAGAGATTGGTTAAATCTCTCCACCAGattgtccgtctgtccatctggTAGGGAGTTGTTCAGGTGGCTGTGATGCCCAGTTGCTTGTTCAGCTGCCCCATTAGCCATGACGTGAAGTTCTCTGGTCTGTGAGTATCTCCTCGGGTATGCCTAATCTGCAGAAGTGATGAACCAGGGCATGGATAATCTTGAGAGTTGTGATAGAATGGAGAGGGAAAGCCTCAGGATACCTTGTGGCCTAGTCACTGACTACCAGGATGTAGCGATGTCCAGCACTGCTCTTTTCCAACGGCGCCACAATGTCCATGGTGATTCACCTAAAAGGTTCAGAGATAACAGAGAGAGGATGCAGGGGTGCCCTGCCCCACTGGGACCCAGCATTTGTCTTGATGGCAGATGGCACATGTGTTGCAGTGTGTTTGTACATCAGTGTAGAGTGTGGGCCAGTAAAATTGTGAGCTAATGCATACATATGTTTTCAGTTGGCCCAGTTGGCCAACCCATGGAACAGTGTGTGCAAGGTGCAGGACAAGAGGACGACAACATGATGGAACAATTAAACGCATAACATTATTAGTTTGGGGAGTCTCTGGGAGGACTCATGGCTCCCTCTGTCGTCTCAACAGAATTCCAGGCTGCCTCCTCCTCAGACACTGCCTGAAATTGGGATTGTGCTTGGGACCTTTCAGCGCTGTCTTGCTAAAGAGAAAATAAACCAGAAAATAATCCACCAACAATATATACTGGCAATAAACAGGTAGTTACAGTGTACAAAGGGGTTATGGGTTTGCTTGAGGCACTGCAGAAGCACTCTTGTGTCGACTTGGTAAACAAGTAATGTCTTTGGGTTTGTCTTTGGCATATATAGGCCAAACCCCACCTCTTTCTGAACCATAAGCTTCATCATAGGTAAGTATAACATTTAACATACACAGAGGTAACATCTGTTATAATTATCACAGAAACAAAATGACACAACAAGTGCAGTGTATGTGTATGAAGTAACCCGGAAATGGATTTGGACAGGGGAGAGTGCTGAAACGGGAGAATGTCCATgtgccttcatcaaacccagaactaatcaaaccatttgtgccagcctggatGGCAAAAACCAGGctggcacaaaacaaaataaagactttgtaaaagagcataataggacccctttaaaaataatattacagGTTTGacagaactggctggaagacctgccaaaagagcaaTGAACAATGAGGTGTGAAGCATATTCAgaaagaaagggcctgatcttcctgatgttgaataaagcaaatctgcaggactGGGAAGTTTCAGCAACgtggtctgagaaagtcagctgatcatcaatcacaactccaaggtttctggctgttttaaaggagttatggttgatgtgcctaACTGGATGGTGACGAAGTGATGGGTTTGCTGAAATcacaagcagttctgtcttggCAAGGTTGAGTTGAAGATGATGGTCCTTCATCCAACAAGAAATGTTTGTTAGACAAGCTGAGATGCGAGCAGATATTGTCggatcatcaggatggaatgagaggtagagtgtcatcagcatagcagtgatatgaaaagccatgtGTCTGAATGACCGAACCTAGTGATGCCATATAGACAGAgaagaggtccaagaactgagccctgaggtaCTCCAGTAGCTAGATGTTGTGTCTTCGATACCTCACCTCTCTAAGATACCTTGAAGGACCTAAGAGGTAAGACTCAAACCACTGGAGTCCGGTTCCTTAGAAAACCTTTGCCAAAAGGGTtaacaggaggatctggtggttAAACCGGTCTGTAGTTAAGGGTGGGTTTCTTTAGTAGTGGGGTTATACAAGCTTGTTTAAATGTAGAGGGTAAAACACCTGTGTGCAGGTATAACTGCAGTAGAAATAGCTTGAAGGAGGTGAGATGAAAGAGAATCAAGTGGACTAGTAGTAGGATGATTAGAAAGGAGATTATAGACTTCTGTTTCAGAGAGTGAAGAAAAGAATGTGAACGAGTGTATGTTTGCAGGTAACATGTGCTTGGTAGATTGTGGTATGGAAAATTGTATGCTGAtggttttgttttagttattgAAGAACGTGGCAAAGTCGTCAGCTGTTACAATATTTGTCAGAGttaagccgagttcagactgcacgattttcaaagcaatcgcgtcacagatgttttcacactgcatgactatctggggtagcattctgtcgctgctgtgttcacactgcacaatggatcggcgacagggtgtttcacactgcatgactttacaataggaagaatcgccgacaactttgtccaggtcagcaaactacgtctcacaaccaatcacacgcgagaagtgacatggaaacaacgcgaggtcaggatgtgcaagttctcacatgagactggtattattataaaacagaagcttgtcatacaaatagcatgtgcactcatttgcagcgaaaagaaaagaagccgaagctattcttgttgatactgtggtctataccttcgtaactcctcccctaacttcccgctggcctggatgttgctgtctcattggctgtaggtaatcgccgatgtgattttcagtcagatcacctttcacacggcatgattttgaatcgccgacaggtccagatatttagcatgccaaatatctcacgggtgtcggcgacacgtcggcgattctctcagatcgcgtctttgatagttcacactgtgtgattgtcactcacgtgaacgagcaccgatttgcctgtgatttcgggcatttgtcggcgatttctcaaaacctgtcggcgagtcaaaatcggggctaaaatcatgcagtctgaactaggctttacatatttgtatttttggcaccctcagattccagattttcaaatagttgtatcccacccaaatatcctaacaaaccacacatcaatggaaagcttatttattcggctttcagttgatgtacaaatctcaatttcagaaaatttacccttatgactggttttgtcgtccagggttatacacacacacacacacacacttattaatatatattaaatttttcTGCCTAGAAATCGTGCTTCATTAATTTACTGTATCAACGAATTTGATGGCATGATGCCAGACTGTGTCTAAGGCTATatttctgcaaagctttgacataatgacaccaaactttgtgtatgccattgtcacctcacccTGACTGCACCACCATCAATTTGGTACCAGCGCCACTGTCACACACTTGCAGGGGCGAGGATCCAGAGAGACACAAAGACAGGAGTACACAAAATAAcatggatttattaaataaacaaagaaCAGAAATCCAGGGACGTAGAGACATTAATACCAGACAATGGGAAATGGGAACAATGGACTATTTAAACATACTCAAAGCGGAGTGGTCAAtaaacaagacaggtgtacacaatctaggataacgagggggaaatcaAAATAAGGGCAAGGCTAAATCAAATAAACACTGAACCAAAGGCGGAGACAAAGGAACAAACCAAATCAATGGGAAcacaggggggaaaacactaggaaaacactaCAAAACAGACCACAATACTGACAGCCACTTATTGGTCAAATTTGATTCAGGTTCTGTTTCAAGTTCAGGTTACTTTTATTGATACCCTTAAGTAAATTAGGTTGCTGTGAACAAGTTCAGAACTGAATCTTCTAGTGTATGATTTTCCATAATCTTACCAGTCTTTCAATGATTTTCATGAAATCATATGTAAAAGCAACCGGTCTGAAGTCATTTAAAGTTTTGGGGCAGCTAGGTTTCAGAACAGGTACAATCGGGGACTCTTCGGTACATGCTGTACCTGTagagaaaaaaattatatgaaaATATAATGAATTACATGACTCAATTGTTTTGCAGTTCTTTAAGTAAATGTCCACGGATGTTGTCAAGTCATTAAATTCAGATTTAAGATTCAAATTATGTCATTGAATTGATGGAACAATAAATAATGATTAGTAACTGATTATAATCATTCAAAAGAATAATTCAACTCCTTTACAGGGAAGACATTTATCCCTTTTTTGGGGGAAAGCAAGAGACCCGGATAATGAATGGGGGCTCTGGCCAAAAAAAGGTTGAGAAATGCATATTAACAGATTATAGTTACCTGCACAATTTACATTTGACATGAATAAAAGACTTGTCTTCACATTATGTTTGAAATGTTTATCTCTGCAAAttacaagtgtattttttttattttttttttttgctagtacTAGTGTATATTTAAGATCATAATTATGAGCCATCTTggtaaatattaacaaaaaagtATATTGTAAATGCTGTATAATGAATGGGAGTTTTATATCAGGTTTGAGTTGAACACTTGATGCTCAGTGTCAAATTTAATCAATTATTGCTAATCTGTTAACTCCATTATTTGTCATTTTCAGGTGATGAAGATTCCTTATCAGATTCAGGATGTTTGAGAATCTTGCTGTTTGGAAGGACAGGAAGTGGAAAGTCTGCCACAGGAAACACTATTTTTGGAAACTATGAGTTTCACAGTGAAGACAGTTCACGTTTGGTGACCACTGTTTGTCAGAAGGGAGTTGGTGAAGTTGATGGTAAATCAGTAGCTGTTATTGATACTCCAGGACTCTTTGACCCGACACTAACAACTGAACAAATACAGGAAGAAATAATGAACTGTATTTCACTGTCGGCACCTGGACCACATGCAATCATCATTGTGCTGAGTGTGGGAAAAATCACCAAAGAGGACACCTTAGACACCATAACGAAGATCTTTGGTTCAAAAGCAGCCGATTTCTGCATTGTTCTATTCACTAGAGGAGATGAACTGAAAGGACAAACAATAGAACAATATGTAGAGAGATGTGATGAACTCAAGAAACTGATCAGTGACTGTGGAAACAGATTCCTGACTTTTAACAACACAGAAACACGATATCAAACACAAGTTACTCAGCTGTTCAATATGATAGACGAGATGAATCAATCTAATCAGAGCAGATATTTCACTAATGAGCTTTTTAAGGAGGCAGCAATCCCCATTGAACAGAGAATGGACATGATAGAAGAGAATGAAAGACAAAATCTCACTCAAATTAAAGAATTACAAGCAAAATATGACACTGTAATCAACAGCATGAGAAAGAGACTGGAGAAGAAGAAACAAAAGATAGATGAGGAAGGAGAGAAACTGAAAAACAAGTTTAGAGAACAAGAGGAAACACTCAGGAGAGAGTTTGAGGAGAAAGAAAAATCAGAGCAGAAGAAACGAGAGACAGAGGATCAGAAACGATCAGAAGAGGAGAAACAACAAAGAGCTGAATATGATCAGATAATAGAGGAGAAGAAGAGAGAGATTGAAGATCAGAGAATACAGTATGAAAAACAGCtaaaagaaatagaagaaaatattaaaaagagAGAAGAAGCATATAAACAAGATCAAGAAACAATGAAAAATTATCATGAACACATCATGGCAGAATTAAGaaaaaaacaggaagaggaaatagaaaaaaattatttaaaggaACAAATGAGGAAGAAACaagaagagaaaaagagagaagaatggaagagaaaaataaaagagGCTGAAAATGACAAAGAGACTCAAGAGGAATTTAAACGACAGCAGAGAGAATGGGAGGAAGAGAAGAAACGACAGATGAGAGAACGAGAGGAAGAGGAAAGGGAGAGAAAAGAGAAACATGAAGAACAGCTAAGAGGAAAACAAGAAGAACTGGAGAACAAGAGAAAGACATATGAAAGAGAAAGGGAAGAAGAACAACAGATGACGGAGgaggagagagagaaacagaagagagagagagaacagaaGACGAGAGAAAATGAAGAAAagataaatgaaatgaaaatacatTATGATCagctggagagagagagaaaagaggagTGGAGAAGAAGAAAGCAAGAGGATGAAGAGAAACGAATGGAGAAGAGAAAGAGATGGTTGAAAATGATGGAAGATCTGAAACAAGAGCTGGATGAGATCAGGAGAACAGAAGGAGTGGAGAGACAAAGAATAGACAGAGAAGAAAGAGAGTGTGAGGAAATGAAACAGAAACGTAAAGATGAAATAGAGAAGATGAAGAAAAAACATGAAGATGAAGCCAGAAAACAAAGAGAAGAACTGAATGATTTCAGAGAGAGAGTAGATCAGCAAGTTCAGGATCTCATAGAGAGACTTGAAGaactaaatgaaaagaaaaaggaGCTAGGAGATAGTCAgtcatgtcatgtcatgtgaaACAATTCAACATTGTTGATCTGAATAACTGACAATTAACTGGTCTTTTGTATTACATGTGAAGGGTATTTCTGtatttctctttctctctatggaaggtaattgtgagtttttaccaAACAATtcgatttttttcttaaaaaagcaAGTTTGTATTTGGAAAAGAATAACATGTTCTacggagccactaaagggacaagGTTAGCCGCTTGCTAGCGTAGCCTGTTTTTGACAGCACATTCAATTTCACTAACCACATAAacagtaaggagagatgactgatagATCGTTGCCGattgatttgcagatcctgagcaccactgacaaactCCTAATCTTGCAAAATGTGGCATAAGTACCGCCGCTCAGTAGTAAACACAGTATACGATTGTGAATCGAAACTGAAAGTAAAGCACGAGCACAGGCTCAAAAGTGTTTTTAATGATCTACATATTAATCCGCTTGTTAAGTAATGCGTGTCCAACGAATTCTGTTTCTGGGTCCAAGCCTCAACTTCTTTCCCTTGAGAATACTATCTCAACTGGCGTTTATGAGCACTGtttattcatattaaacatttatggTAAACGTTTTCAAACCTACTGTGTACACGACAGTCACCGTGCttacagtttttatatttttatatttatattttcatttgctGGCAATCTGGGGTTTTGGTATGGAGTTAAAGTGGAGGATTTTTTGGTAGTATTATATCACATTGTATGTGTATATTAGCACCGTTTGTTGTTTTCTCGTGGCATCTGATAGAGCGTTTGGACACGGAAGCAGTGACACGTGACGTCAGACTTAACAACCGAATGGGGCACGTCGCATCGTAGCTTCTCTATGTGTATCTTGAATGCATCGAGATATCTCATTGGACTCAGTTATGAAGATGCACATCCCTAATAGGgggtaaaatatgcatttttaggtTGGGTTCCCCTGTTAAATTCCAGAGGccaaatatcacgttattggggtcgcttaaGGGTGTACTcccactaggcagtttgaactgtgcccgagtgcgtttcgtttgaccaccaaagcgcggttcgtttgactagtgtgagtgctccgaaccgggcgcggctcgtttagccgtccctggcccgcttggaagaggtgggccagagcacggttcagttggactcgggcgcggttcgcatgcagtgtgagcgctaaccgtgctgaagcatggaacaggacgcgtgatgtcacgcttttgcgaggtaatcgtcgtttttgtagtccgtaatcaaagctgcaaagtcattgctgcacttcagctggtaattgaaaacctcctcatacaagcagcacgattgcgtgaaaattgtcgtgccacaaaggcgatagacctgtttaaCTATACGCTATGAGAGGGCTGTGGACCACCGAGgaccaaacgatttaaaataattatccacaaagtaaGCTATTTTGCGTTCAGCTTGAGcgttgctcttcctgtttatcctgacACCATCGCAACATAAAGACATAAGCGTGTTCCagcacgaatgctgaaaccctatgtgagtgcaggccagagggggagtggggaggggggacaatcgtactcgggcccggttcagggcaaccgtgcctagtgtgagtacaccctaaatcTGCGGACGTGAAAAACAACCCGCTGCAACAGAGTttaagtagcccaattctgtgggaaaaccacagacttggcaacacccTTGGAATACCCAATAAGCTCCCCTAGAGGACACTCTATCCTATACCATTGCCACAAATTTCATTTCCCATAACCCCTGCCTAGGAACTAATATTTAAACTCCACCTGTTTCCAATCAGGAGAACCGTTTAAGTAGAACATTCTCACCCACACATTGCTGAGTATTGTTAGTATGTTTGCATCTTTATTCCTAGCCATCCGTTGTTCCCCCTGCTTTCCCATGTATCTTGGACTATTAACCTGTTTTTTTCATGATCGTTTACTGCCTGCCCTGACTATGACATGTTATATGGATTACTCTTTTGTCTCACCCTGAATATTGTTGTTTTGCTGGTGATTGACCCTGCCTGTCTGGCTGCGTTTTTAAATAGCCTGCACATGGATCCAACTCTGTTGTCATGCTTCCTACGTTACAGAATACTTGGATCCATCGGCTTTGTGTCTTTCCAGGTTAGCCATGGACCCAGTTGACCAGCTACTATGTCTTCAGCAATGAGACTCTTACGTTCATCAGTTCTGTGAGTTGTCCCTTCAAGTGCCATATGATGAAATCATATTAAGAGACATTCTCCGTTATGGACTCAGTGAGCCAACAAAATCATGGTTacctggaggggaatttaactGTAGTTTGAGGGACTTGATAGACTATGTGCTGTTGTTTTGTAGTTCTCCTTTCACTGTGGGAGAAGCAGAGGACTGTGTTAAAAACCCATGgtctcattttaaagaaaatGTATTGTTACTATTGTTGAAGTTAAAAAAAGTACCAAATAAGTTATAGAGGTTTGAGTGTGTAAAAATGATTTATGAAATATATATGTCTCAGCCTTTTGTTTAGGCAGCAGAAGCATGCTAGTGGGTTTGATGTTGATACTTTATTCAGACATCAGAATACAAATTTGGCTTCTTTGTTTTATTTGCCTTTGATAATGCTCAACAAAACATAGATTAAAGGTACCAtaagaatggaaaactgtatttaccttggcatagttaaataataacagttcagtacatggacatgacagaccgtgagtcttaaacaccatagTTTCCTCCTtctataaatctggtgtttgcaaaagaccactgaagaataggtcaattccaacataa from Garra rufa chromosome 7, GarRuf1.0, whole genome shotgun sequence includes these protein-coding regions:
- the LOC141337929 gene encoding uncharacterized protein — translated: MNGSFISGDEDSLSDSGCLRILLFGRTGSGKSATGNTIFGNYEFHSEDSSRLVTTVCQKGVGEVDGKSVAVIDTPGLFDPTLTTEQIQEEIMNCISLSAPGPHAIIIVLSVGKITKEDTLDTITKIFGSKAADFCIVLFTRGDELKGQTIEQYVERCDELKKLISDCGNRFLTFNNTETRYQTQVTQLFNMIDEMNQSNQSRYFTNELFKEAAIPIEQRMDMIEENERQNLTQIKELQAKYDTVINSMRKRLEKKKQKIDEEGEKLKNKFREQEETLRREFEEKEKSEQKKRETEDQKRSEEEKQQRAEYDQIIEEKKREIEDQRIQYEKQLKEIEENIKKREEAYKQDQETMKNYHEHIMAELRKKQEEEIEKNYLKEQMRKKQEEKKREEWKRKIKEAENDKETQEEFKRQQREWEEEKKRQMREREEEERERKEKHEEQLRGKQEELENKRKTYEREREEEQQMTEEEREKQKREREQKTRENEEKINEMKIHYDQLERERKEEWRRRKQEDEEKRMEKRKRWLKMMEDLKQELDEIRRTEGVERQRIDREERECEEMKQKRKDEIEKMKKKHEDEARKQREELNDFRERVDQQVQDLIERLEELNEKKKELGDSQSCHVM